A window of the Dyadobacter pollutisoli genome harbors these coding sequences:
- a CDS encoding sensor histidine kinase produces the protein MNTTWYELNVLVIVSVAQLTLGLTVLIYLLSLPAKNLEAKLFAGYLLATCLFYTMQTLNNLVVSLSFKGLMYGLSNIILGIALLFYVGFAYQCGGNPYKRESLLVILIVSLMLGGAFCLSDLDAIYITYPHIAGTLWVVLIYGRKASRAESKSDWPTPSKKVLRGFQKLAFLTFLIWVSVAFLPPVIHWGLTPFMLSYFVIPPLILFQITYAGIVFLNYTPHRTSFQAKVVGLVLCPLLIILALTPIVLRQLVVDLPNFDLVNYRLSAAFLILIPLTTLAVVVGLQRFLRSNLLSPLHQILEGVRQVDAGNLMVQVPVEVRDEIGDLAQNFNQMTRSLRQSKEELTQYAENLETKVVERTQELKQSLDNLKATQSQLIQKEKMASLGELTAGIAHEIQNPLNFVNNFAEVSAELAEELQESAKSQNMEAVIDLSSYLRDNMGYIAENGQRASAIVRSMLEHSRSSSDERRPTDLNALADEYLRLAYNGMRRSEGRTPGDPARDPDFQVQLITDFENTLPPVEVAPQEIGRVLLNLCNNAFYAVREKQYKQVAVAGVADEGTYQPTVWISTRRVQGQVELSVKDNGNGIPEEIISKIFQPFFTTKPTGEGTGLGLSLSYDIVTKGHGGEIKVESREGEGTVFTMSLPQQLTTLHT, from the coding sequence ATGAATACTACCTGGTATGAATTAAATGTGCTCGTTATAGTTTCGGTGGCTCAGCTTACCCTTGGTTTGACAGTACTGATCTACCTGCTCAGCCTGCCGGCTAAGAATCTGGAAGCCAAACTGTTTGCTGGTTATTTACTGGCGACCTGTTTGTTTTATACAATGCAGACCCTCAATAATCTGGTTGTTTCTCTCTCCTTCAAAGGCCTTATGTATGGGCTGAGTAACATTATTCTGGGCATAGCGCTTTTATTTTATGTAGGGTTTGCCTACCAGTGCGGGGGCAATCCCTACAAGCGGGAGTCACTTTTAGTAATATTGATTGTGTCCTTGATGCTGGGGGGCGCCTTTTGTCTATCCGACCTGGACGCAATTTATATAACATATCCACATATAGCTGGTACCTTGTGGGTAGTATTGATATATGGCAGAAAAGCAAGCCGAGCGGAGAGCAAATCAGATTGGCCCACCCCAAGCAAAAAAGTGTTAAGAGGTTTTCAAAAATTGGCGTTCTTAACTTTTTTGATCTGGGTTTCGGTAGCGTTTTTGCCCCCGGTCATTCATTGGGGCCTCACACCATTTATGCTTTCGTATTTTGTAATACCCCCCTTGATATTGTTTCAAATCACCTATGCCGGCATTGTATTCCTAAACTATACCCCCCATCGCACTTCCTTTCAGGCCAAAGTAGTGGGTCTTGTGCTGTGTCCCCTGCTCATCATTCTGGCTCTCACGCCGATCGTGCTGCGGCAACTGGTCGTGGACCTGCCGAACTTTGACCTGGTGAATTACCGCCTGTCGGCCGCCTTTTTGATCCTGATCCCCTTAACTACCCTGGCCGTGGTGGTGGGGCTGCAGCGGTTTCTGCGCTCCAACCTGCTGAGTCCCCTCCACCAGATCCTGGAAGGGGTGCGCCAGGTAGATGCGGGGAATCTGATGGTACAGGTACCGGTGGAGGTTCGGGATGAAATCGGAGATCTGGCCCAGAATTTCAACCAAATGACGCGGTCGCTGCGGCAGTCGAAGGAGGAACTGACCCAGTATGCCGAAAACCTGGAAACCAAAGTAGTGGAACGGACCCAGGAATTGAAACAATCTTTGGATAACTTGAAAGCTACCCAAAGTCAACTCATCCAGAAAGAAAAAATGGCCAGCCTGGGCGAGCTCACGGCCGGTATCGCCCACGAGATCCAGAACCCGCTCAACTTCGTCAACAACTTCGCCGAGGTATCCGCCGAGCTGGCCGAGGAGCTGCAAGAGAGCGCCAAAAGCCAAAATATGGAGGCCGTCATAGACCTGTCCAGCTACCTACGTGATAACATGGGCTACATCGCCGAGAACGGACAACGCGCGTCGGCCATCGTCCGCTCCATGCTCGAGCACAGTCGTAGCAGCTCCGACGAGCGAAGGCCCACCGACCTCAACGCCCTGGCCGACGAGTACCTGCGGCTGGCCTACAACGGCATGCGGCGGTCGGAAGGCCGCACCCCCGGTGATCCGGCCCGGGACCCCGACTTCCAGGTGCAGCTCATTACGGACTTCGAGAATACGCTACCCCCGGTGGAGGTGGCTCCGCAGGAAATCGGGCGGGTGTTGCTGAATCTGTGCAACAATGCCTTCTACGCCGTGCGGGAAAAGCAGTACAAACAGGTAGCAGTGGCCGGAGTAGCCGACGAAGGGACCTACCAGCCGACGGTGTGGATCAGTACCCGCCGGGTTCAGGGTCAGGTAGAGTTGTCTGTAAAGGACAACGGCAACGGAATACCGGAGGAGATCATTAGCAAGATCTTCCAGCCCTTCTTTACCACCAAGCCTACGGGTGAAGGCACGGGCTTAGGGTTGAGCCTGAGCTACGACATTGTAACCAAGGGCCATGGAGGAGAGATAAAGGTCGAGAGTCGGGAAGGAGAAGGAACTGTATTTACAATGAGTTTACCACAGCAATTAACTACCCTCCACACATGA